The Deinococcus carri sequence GGAGGGCGACACCATCGAACTGAACGCCGAGACCTGCGAGCTGACCCTGCATGTGGACGAAGCGGAAATCGCCCGCCGCCGCGCCGCGTGGGTCGCGCCGGAACCGCGCTACAAGCGGGGCGTGCTGGCGAAATACGCGCGGGTGGTGAGCAGCGCGGCGCGGGGGGCGGTGACGGATTGAGGGGATGAGGGTTGAGGGGCCGCTGATCTGAGAGGGGGCGGCCCCTGCATCTGGAATAGGGTGAGACATGGCGGTGCCGGATTACCAGACGTTCATGCGACCCCTGTTGAAGCTGCTGGCGGACGGTACTACGCAGCGGATGCGTGACATCTATGCGGCCCTGGCGACTGAGTTTCAGTTGACGGAAAGTGAGATGGCGGAACTGCTCCCCAGCGGCAGGCAACCCACCTACATGAACCGGATCGGCTGGGCGAAGACCTATCTGCTGAAGGCAGGCGCATTGGAGAGTTCACAACGCGGCTGGGTTCAGGTGACGGAGCGTGGCCGGGAGCTGTTGCGAACGCAACCGGAAATCAACGCCCGGACCCTGACGGCATTCGCGGAGTTCCAAGAGTTTCAGGGGACAGGGGCCGTCCAAGCCCCCACCCAGGCCGCACCACTTCCAGATGCTGCCGCCTCCCCAAACACGCTCCTGTCGCCCGAAGAGCAACTCGCAGCCCTGTATGCGGAATTGAACAAGGCTCTGGCTGCCGAGTTGCTCTCACAGGTGCAGGAGCTGACGCCCGCGCAATTCGAGCGGCTGGTGGTCGAGGTTCTCCTGGCGATGGGCTATGGCGGCAGCATGCGGGATGCCGGACAGGCCCTCGGGCGCAGTGGCGACAACGGGATAGATGGCCTCATCAAGCAGGACCCGCTCGGCCTGGATCGCATCTACCTTCAGGCCAAGAAGTGGCAGAACCCTGTTCACAGTCCCGAAATCCGCACCTTCGCCGGAAGCCTGACTTATCACAAGGCATCAAAAGGTGTTTTCCTGACGACCTCAACGTTCAGTGACGGAGCCAGAACGACCGCCCAGCAAATCGGAAACATCATTTTGATTGACGGCCCGCAACTCGCCCAGTTGATGATCGAGTATGGCGTCGGCGTCGACATTCACTCCACCTACCATGTCAAGCGCGTGAACAGCGGGTTCTTCGAGGAACTCTGACCCCAGGGGACGCCCGCCCCCTCCCCCCTCCGCTAGACTCCCCGCATGTTCGCCCCCTCCGGTGCCCCGTCCGTCACGGTGGCTTTTCTCGCGGGCCTGATTTCCTTTCTCAGCCCGTGCGTGCTGCCGCTGGTGCCCAGTTACCTGGGTGTCATCGGCGGAGCGCGGGCACCGCTGCTGCGGGCGCTGGGCTTCATCCTGGGCTTTGGGCTGGTGTTTATCGCGCTGGGGGCGACGGCGAGCAGCCTGGGTGCCCTGCTCGCGCCGCACAAGATTCTGCTGGGGAGCTTGGCGGGGGTGCTCATCATCTTCTTCGGACTGGTGATGCTGGGCGTGGTGCGCCTGCCCTGGCTGATGCGCGACACGCGGGCGCTGGCGGATGCGGGCGGGTACGGTCCGGTCGCCCTCGGCGCGGCCTTCGCCTTCGGCTGGAGTCCCTGCCTCGGCCCGGCGCTGGGGAGCATCCTGGGGCTGGCGGCCAGCAGCGCAAGCCTGGGCACCGGCGTGGGCCTGCTCGCCGCCTACACGCTGGGGCTGGCCGTGCCATTCCTGCTGGCGGCCCTGCTGTGGCATCGCCTGAACCTGCGCCGCCTGAACCGCTACGCGGGCATTTTTGAAAAGGTCGGTGGTGCGGTGCTGGTGCTGGTCGGGCTGCTGATGGTGACCGGACAATTCACGCGGCTGGCGACATTTTTCTATGAGGTGATGCCCGCGTGGCTGAAGGTGTGAGTGCGCGGGACGCGGGACGCGGGACGCAGGAACAGACGGACCTCACCGCGCACCGCGTACCGCGTCCTGCGCCCCCCCACGCCCTCCAGCTCCGCGACCTCTGGCTCCGCCTGGGCCGTGAAGTCATCCTGCGCGGCGTGACGCTGGACGTGCCTGCCGGCGAGGGCATCACGCTGCTGGGCGAGAACGGGGCGGGCAAGACGACACTGCTGCGGCTGCTGGCGTCGGGGTTGCGGCCCACGCGGGGCGAGGGGCGGGTGCTGGGCTTCGACCTGCGGGACGGGCGGGCGGTACGCGACCTCATCCACCTGATGCCGGTGGACGCGGGGCTGTACCCCGACCTGACGGGCACGGAAAACCTCGACTTTGCACTGGGGATGCACGGGCAGCGGGGGGACGCGGCGGGGGCGCTGCGGCGGGTGGGGCTGGAACGGGCCGCCGCCCGCCGCACGCGGTTTCTCTCGGCGGGAATGCGAAAGCGCCTGGCCCTGGCGCGGGCGCACCTGCTCGCCCGGCCCGTCACGCTGGTGGACGAACCCTTCGCCAATCTGGACGACGCGGGGCGGCAACTCACGCTGGAGCTGCTGGGCGACCTTGCCGGGCAGGGCGTGACCCTGGTGGTCGCCGCCCACGAACCCGACCTCGCGCGGCAGGTGGCCCCACGGGCGCTGCGGCTGGCGGGCGGGAAGCTGGAGGAGGCGTGAGGGAGGCGGTACGCGGTACGCGGTACGCGGGAGCGGCTTGCCTCCCATCTTTTCACCGCGCACCGCGCACTGCGCCCCGCGTCCTGCCCGGAGGGCACCTATGAACGCCGCCCTCACCCTCGCCCTCAAGGACCTGCGCGTGGCCGGGCGGACCCGCGACACGCTGCTCGCCACCGCCTTCTTCGCGGGGCTGGTGCTGTTGGTGCTGGGTCTGGCTCTGGGGGGGGACACGTCTGCCCGCACGTCCGCGCAGACGGCAGGCGTGGCGGCGGGGGCCGTGTGGACGGCGCTCGCGCTCGCGGCGGCGGTGGGAGCGCAGCGGGCCTTCGCGCAGGAGCAGGAGGCGGGGGCGCTGGAGCAACTGCTGCTGTATCCGGGGGCGCATGGGGCGCTGTACGTAGGCAAGCTGCTGGGCGTGCTGGGGCCGCTGCTGCTGGTCGCGGCCTTCACGCTTCCGGCGGGCCTGGTCCTGTTTGGCGCGGCGGGCGCGGGGCGGGCGGTGCCCTGGGCGGCGCTGGCCCTCACCACGGTGCTGGGTGTGGTGGGCTTCGCGGCGGGGACGACCTTTTACGGCTCCATCACCGTGAACCTGCGGGCGCGGGAGGCGCTGCTTCCAGCCCTGGCCTTTCCCATTCTGGTCCCCGTCGTCATCGCCAGCGTGAAGGCCACCAGCCTGCTGCTAACCGGCGGCTGGTCGCCCGAAGTCACGACGTGGGTGGTGTTCCTGGCCGCGTTCGACCTGGGCACGGTGATTCTGGCGACGCTGCTGTTCGGATTCGCAGTGGAGGGGTAGAGGGGGCGCGGGAGGCAGTGCGCGGTACGCAGTGAGAGCCTTTTCCGGCGTACCACGCACCGCGCACCGCGTACCCCTACCCCCCCGCCACCAGCAGCACCGCCCGCCCGTCGTGGTCCCCGGTCGTCTCTGTCGGTGTGTCTAGCCGTGACCCCATGTCCACGTATCCGGCCCGCTTGTACACGCTGCGGCTGTTCAGCTTATCGGCCAGGTCCTCGCGCGCCACCTGGAAGGAGCGGTAGGGGTGGCCGGGGCGCGGCAGCAGGCGCACGCCCTCCAGGCTGAAGGCCCCGGTAAAGGCATAGCCCTGCGCCAGCGGCACCGGGCCGAAGATGCGCCCGTGGTTGTTGGGAATCCAGAAGGGGCCGTCGCTGAACGCCTCGCCCTCCCCGGTGGGCAGCATGGGGTAGAGCTTGCCCCCGACCTCGCCCCAGTAGCCGGTGCTGTGGCCGCCCTTCGGGCCGTACCCGGCGGCAGTCATGGCGGTCAACAGGCGCTCGCGGGCCTCCTCCGGCGTGCGGGCGGCGCGGTCCACAAACAGCACGTTGACGGGTTCGCGCAGGGTGCGCCCGCCCAGCTTCTCTCCCAGCCAGGTGGCGGGGACGAGGTCTTTCGTGATCATCCAGCGGCCCACCGTGCCCACGTCGGGCACCGAGACGGGGGCGTCGGCGGGCTGGTATGTCGCCGGGTCGGGCAGAGGGGCAGCGGGAGCAGGGGCCGAGGCCGTGGGCGCGCAGGCGGCCAGCAGCGCGGCGGACAGGGCGGCGAGGGCCAGCAGGGACAGGACGCGGGAACGCTTCATGGGTGAACCTCCGGGAAAAGGTGGGCTGGGCTTCTAAGACTGGGCTTCTGAACTGGACCTCTACCGTACCAGCCTTCAGTCTCCCCACAACCGACAACCCACTGCTCCGGGGACACTCGCACTTGCCCCCTCCTCCCCCAGACGGGATGCTGCGGACACGAAGGATTCCTGCGCCTGCGCGTCTCACGGTGACCGCACAGAATGCAGGTCAGAATGGGGACTGACATGAGACAAGACCGCGTGACGACACTGCTAGGAGCCGCGACCCTGCTGGCCCTGGGGACAGCGGTGGTGCTGGGCCTGCGTGCGCCGCTGGACGTGAATCAGGGGTCACTGGTGCGCTTGATGTTCGTGCATGTGCCGAGCGCGTGGCTGAGCTACCTGGCCTACGGCGGCACCGGCCTCTTCGGGCTGCTGTATCTGCTGACGCGGCAGCGGCGCTGGGACCGGCTGGCGATGGGCAGTGCCGAAATCGGCGTGCTGTTTACCCTCTCCACCATCGT is a genomic window containing:
- a CDS encoding restriction endonuclease; its protein translation is MAVPDYQTFMRPLLKLLADGTTQRMRDIYAALATEFQLTESEMAELLPSGRQPTYMNRIGWAKTYLLKAGALESSQRGWVQVTERGRELLRTQPEINARTLTAFAEFQEFQGTGAVQAPTQAAPLPDAAASPNTLLSPEEQLAALYAELNKALAAELLSQVQELTPAQFERLVVEVLLAMGYGGSMRDAGQALGRSGDNGIDGLIKQDPLGLDRIYLQAKKWQNPVHSPEIRTFAGSLTYHKASKGVFLTTSTFSDGARTTAQQIGNIILIDGPQLAQLMIEYGVGVDIHSTYHVKRVNSGFFEEL
- a CDS encoding cytochrome c biogenesis CcdA family protein, which codes for MFAPSGAPSVTVAFLAGLISFLSPCVLPLVPSYLGVIGGARAPLLRALGFILGFGLVFIALGATASSLGALLAPHKILLGSLAGVLIIFFGLVMLGVVRLPWLMRDTRALADAGGYGPVALGAAFAFGWSPCLGPALGSILGLAASSASLGTGVGLLAAYTLGLAVPFLLAALLWHRLNLRRLNRYAGIFEKVGGAVLVLVGLLMVTGQFTRLATFFYEVMPAWLKV
- a CDS encoding ABC transporter ATP-binding protein; this encodes MAEGVSARDAGRGTQEQTDLTAHRVPRPAPPHALQLRDLWLRLGREVILRGVTLDVPAGEGITLLGENGAGKTTLLRLLASGLRPTRGEGRVLGFDLRDGRAVRDLIHLMPVDAGLYPDLTGTENLDFALGMHGQRGDAAGALRRVGLERAAARRTRFLSAGMRKRLALARAHLLARPVTLVDEPFANLDDAGRQLTLELLGDLAGQGVTLVVAAHEPDLARQVAPRALRLAGGKLEEA
- a CDS encoding heme exporter protein CcmB, which produces MNAALTLALKDLRVAGRTRDTLLATAFFAGLVLLVLGLALGGDTSARTSAQTAGVAAGAVWTALALAAAVGAQRAFAQEQEAGALEQLLLYPGAHGALYVGKLLGVLGPLLLVAAFTLPAGLVLFGAAGAGRAVPWAALALTTVLGVVGFAAGTTFYGSITVNLRAREALLPALAFPILVPVVIASVKATSLLLTGGWSPEVTTWVVFLAAFDLGTVILATLLFGFAVEG